Proteins encoded within one genomic window of Triticum aestivum cultivar Chinese Spring chromosome 2D, IWGSC CS RefSeq v2.1, whole genome shotgun sequence:
- the LOC123053446 gene encoding mitochondrial phosphate carrier protein 3, mitochondrial has protein sequence MAVSDRSRNALLPSFLYAAPSAAATPTPFSAVAGIGGRGLVAPSHAAAARPAAWARAPSEPSRKIEMYSPAFYAACTAGGITSCGLTHMTVTPLDLVKCNMQIDPAKYKSISSGFGVLLKEQGAKGFFRGWVPTLIGYSGQGACKFGFYEFFKKYYSDIAGPENAAKYKTLIYLAGSASAEVIADVALCPMEAVKVRVQTQPGFAKGLSDGFPKFVKAQGYAGLYKGIVPLWGRQIPYTMMKFASFETIVENIYKYAIPAPKSECSKSLQLGVSFAGGYVAGVFCAIVSHPADNLVSFLNNAQGATVGDAVKKLGLWGLFTRGLPLRIVMIGTLTGAQWGIYDAFKVMVGLPTSGGVAPPAAGEQLKG, from the exons ATGGCCGTCTCCGATAGATCGCGCAACGCGCTGCTCCCCAGCTTCCTGTACGcggccccctccgccgccgccacccccacccctttcTCTGCCGTCGCTGGCATTGGTGGCCGCGGGCTCGTCGCACCGTCCcatgcggcggcggcgaggccggcggcgtGGGCGCGGGCGCCTAGCGAGCCGTCCCGGAAGATCGAGATGTACTCGCCCGCCTTCTACGCGGCGTGCACGGCCGGTGGCATCACCAGCTGCGGGCTCACGCACATGACCGTCACGCCCCTCGACCTCGTCAAGTGCAACATGCAG ATTGATCCAGCCAAGTACAAGAGCATCTCTTCTGGATTTGGTGTTCTCTTGAAAGAGCAAGGGGCAAAGGGTTTCTTCAGAGGCTGGGTGCCTACTTTGATTGGCTACAGTGGTCAAGGCGCCTGCAAATTTGGTTTCTACGAGTTCTTCAAGAAGTATTACTCGGATATTGCTGGACCTGAGAATGCAGCCAAGTACAAGACTTTGATCTATCTTGCTGGATCTGCTTCGGCTGAGGTTATTGCAGATGTTGCCCTCTGCCCCATGGAGGCTGTGAAGGTCCGTGTGCAGACACAACCTGGTTTTGCAAAAGGTTTATCTGATGGGTTCCCTAAGTTTGTGAAGGCTCAAGGATATGCTGG ATTGTACAAGGGAATTGTTCCACTCTGGGGCCGTCAAATTCCAT ACACTATGATGAAATTTGCCTCCTTTGAGACTATTGTTGAGAATATCTACAAGTATGCAATTCCTGCCCCCAAGAGCGAGTGCAGCAAGTCTCTCCAGCTCGGGGTGAGCTTTGCAGGCGGTTACGTCGCTGGAGTGTTCTGCGCGATAGTTTCGCACCCAGCAGACAACCTTGTTTCATTCCTCAACAATGCTCAGGGAGCAACTGTGGGCGAT GCTGTGAAGAAACTTGGCCTGTGGGGTCTGTTTACGCGTGGACTCCCGCTGCGTATCGTGATGATTGGTACCCTCACTGGAGCTCAGTGGGGCATCTATGATGCTTTCAAAGTCATGGTTGGACT GCCAACTAGTGGTGGAGTTGCTCCGCCTGCCGCTGGAGAGCAGCTGAAGGGCTGA